In Labeo rohita strain BAU-BD-2019 chromosome 8, IGBB_LRoh.1.0, whole genome shotgun sequence, the genomic window GCACTCTAGTATTTTTGCATTAATCAGGACACTTGAAAACGAACAAAGAAGGGATTTTCACCAGAAAACAATACTACCGAATAGAAACATTCATATACATTAGCTTGTCTTTCAGCAACTCGTGCATTAACGAGATTTGCATTCAAAAACACACGCAACACGTGAAAActgacacagacacacacacactgacacacagAAGTACATTCACGTATtcaacatatataaatacagtacgTATGAATCAGCAGACAGACAAGAGCTGAAAAACAACAATACAGAGTGAAATCTATAATCGAAGGCATCAGAAACGTGTGCAGGTGCATTTTGGAGGTAGCAGAGCTTCAGAAGAACAGGGTTGTGTGTTGGTTTGGTGGAGGCACAGACACACAGGAAAATGATAGATTGCTTAGCTTTTGACGGAGAGAATTTGTCTTCAGATGTCGGAGGCTCTCCAGGACTCCTGTGGAACAATTTGGAGCAACCATGTCTTTTGAAATGAGCTTTAAATGGTGTGTTGGTTCATATGAAAATCAGGGAGTAAGACGGACACTGGCAGTTCTCAGTGAATGACTCTCGAACCCACGACCCAGAGCAGCCCGGTGCTGATGCAGCGGCCCAGAAAGTTCTAGTGGAAGAGACATTGATGTCAAAAACCTCACGTTCAGGAGccagatttttaaaaacctttatgATCAATTCTAAGATGTGCAGTTAttgaaaaaacacataaaacccAGAATTTCAGTAaaatctgagagaaaaaaaaaactaaaatggatttcatagggcctgttaaacttgtaataaattgctgttaaattgtctgtttcatgatttcaattaattaggcatgctttttgattcatacaatttaatttaaccaataaaatggagttcagaaaaatttaaaaagaaaaaacactgaatttgagggggaaaaaataaaatggattttatggggatttaaaaatgattttttattgtaacatttataataaattactgttCAATTGTATATGTTTcgtgatttcaattaattaggcATACTTTTGATtcataaaatttcatttaacaCTTAAAATGGAGTctagaaaatgtaaaacaaaatggaacccaaaaaaaaaactgaactgaatttggggaaaaaaagttaaaatggattttaaagggatttaaaatttatttttttgttaaaatgataataaattgctgttaaattgtagAAGTTATATGATTTCAATTAGTTAGGCatggtttttaattcataaaatgtaatttaactcttaaaacagagtctagaaaatttaaatcagaaaaaacatggaatccagaaaaaatttaaaaatgataataatgcagatttcatagggctttACATATTTTAGTGCAATATAATAAGCACCCACACTATTTTCATTGTGACTGGGTTGACGGGAGTCCAGACCATCTCTAATGCACTGTGTGTTTTAAATGGTTATTTCTAAAAAGCCTGTCTCAAGATGGAGCGGTTTGTTGTGTTCATTTGCACTTGTAATGTGCTATATTTTCAGTAAGTCAATAGATTCATTAAACAGCTTACCTTTGGGGATTTAAGACAAGTTGGAGGTTGTCCTAACTGAATTTCATTCTTAAGATTGTTTGTAAACCATCCGCAATTTTTGCGTATGCGACACGTACCTGATGTTCTGCAGCCCATCTCCACGGCAGCGGTCATCGGTCGTCATGGCTTCGCTCTGACACTCAACGCATACGGATCGTTCACGAACCAACCCGGCGCTCCACGGTTTCACCTTACATGCAGCGCTCGCCTGCTTTACACGCATCTGCACGCAGTAACTGCAGACAGAGATTTGAAAGGATAGTTGATGAGCAATATTTATTGATAATCttgcaaaaatatgttttggatTGCACACTGTATGAAGCCTGCTTGAacactgaacttttttttatttccagtagaacttttaaacacttttttgcaGTCAGTGCAGGCTGCATAAGGTTAAAGGTCAGTCTTCCCACGCTGGATTTCATTAGTTTGATGTGTTATGCCTGTGTGGCGTCCTTTCCTCCTCCGTGTTCTGTATGTCATCctggtctctctctctctctcacacacacacacacacacacatccatcaTGCTGAAACTGTACACCTGTGATTAATGAAAGGGTTTGCTCTGGGATTTCCTGTGTGTGCGGCCTGGAAGGTACCTCACGTAGTTGCTTAATCTCAGTTCATTTGAAACTGCACCTGCTATTTAATTCCTGtctattatctttttttttttttttatgatgaagTTGTGACAAATTGAGAAATGACAGTAGACACTCATACGTTACagaaaaattaacaaacaacaaCCAGAACAATGGTAACATCAACCACAAAAAGGATTACTTCAAAAGCAAagataaatatatgaataaacaaTGTTTCCACAgcctatatggagaaaaaaaaaaataaataaaactataataataacaatagtaagaataatagtaataatattaatgtgcaattctattataaatgataataatgacaCACCTTAATATCTTATTTGAAGTGGATAAGTTATTGGAGAATAAGTTATATAAACAATGAATAACGgattgagaaaacaaaaaataaaaataatataaagtagAGAGAGATCAGAAAAGggtagtttatatatttttttctttaaataattaaataagtaatagtaataatattattaatatactattGTAGTCCAATTTGTACagaaattttataaatatactttatttagcaCTTGTTACATTAAACAagttattaatgtaattttacattaattaaattaaattattgatttattcattcatttctttgATACTGTTGTCGATTGCCCTGTCATCctccgtttaaaaaaaaaaagtaataaatataataataatagtgataaaaaaaagagaattagagaaaagggaaaaagataagaataatataataaaaaaaaaataaataaataaataaacaaataaataaatcaagagGATGTAGCAAACAGAAAATCCTCCTATTATCTTAATGCTGATTACACATGTTGAGTTCAttcccacacacacactaatcTGATTTCCTGCCCTCAGGTGTTACTAGGGGTTTAATCAAGGGATATAACGTgaattaactaattaagttGTGGATTTAACCCAGGATGATGTACTCAGAAAGCACAACCTTTTTTGTGGAattataaaattcatatttagaAAGTATATGCATTCAACATTTAGAGTCTTTCTTTACCAACAActgaaaaaagcattttgatgacatcactctGCACTTTAACGTCTCATCAgattttctgtccaatcaaatgctctctgaAATCTGAAGTGTCCCGCccacaacactgtaaaaaactgttgagtcaacttaaaataatttgttacccaactgccttaaaattttaagtcataactcaaatatctaatttgtcacttgtcaacatttcaagttgactaaacttatttgagttgactgaagcagggtaacattattttaagtagactcaacaaattgtgtttattttccagttttttacagtgtacactagGGGTGCAACGGTTCTCGGTAAAAAATCGAACCGTCCCATTCTCCTCCCACGGTTCGATACGCACGTGAACCACGGTTGCTCTGACCACGCACTTACAATGCAGTTCGGTGAAAAAAACAATCCATAAAACAGAGTTCAGCTAATGTATGGTTCTGAATACGCCCCACGTGCGTTTCATGTGAGACTGCCATCCAATTAACTCGTAGTATGTAAATATGTTGCTATAACGACACAGTTCCTCACgtggtgtttttgtgtgttgcgCTTGGCTTGTGTAACGTTACTGTTCAGCATGGCGAGTGGAGGAGATAAGCCGTTAATAGAGCCGCCACCCGCTTCATTCAAGTCTGCTGTCTGGGAACATTTCGGGTTTCCAATAGATTACAGCAGcgatggtaaaaaaaaaaaaacgtggacAAAACAGTCACGTTATGTAAAATTTGCCACGCGAGAGTGCCTTATGCTCACGGCAATACATCTAATATGACGAGCCATTTGCGCCGTCATCACCACGGTGTTGAAAGCGCTCGAGCACAGGTGAAACCGAAACAGCAGACGTTGCCTTCTGTGTTTAAACAGGCACTCGGTTCtatattatgtttgttttgaaatgcaCTTTGGTACTCTAAAGTAGGCTTCTCTTGAGTTAAAATGTTGGTTTTAGCAGGGATTAAAAACTGcttggaattttatttttgtaaagaagcCTGCTGTGATCAAGGGTTTAAGTATGTGTaacccaaatatttttttttcttcgaaTTTGTCAGTAGCATTTTTTTCCCTAAACACACACCGAGCCGTACCGAAACCGTGACCCTAAAACCGTGAtacgtaccgaaccgtgactAATTTGAACCGTTGCACCCCTAGTGTACACTATAAAAGGAGGGAAATGGGtcatttgtttacatatttactATTTTCTATACAGTGAATATTACATTGTGCACTATATATAGTTTGGgctaattaatcaaaagtaggttattacacttaaattaaattgcGATATGGattagtatctgtaaatattaagctgcagaaagactaattaaatatgaatcctgcatgttctgctggtttcatgattttaatacaGTACAAtggattaatacaatttaatttaaccattaaaaaggagcccagaattaaaatagaaaaaagcagaatccagaaaaattaaaataaaaaaaaaaataaataaaaaaacggaatttgggagaaaaaaaggatttcatagggccctatatatAGTAAATAGGGAGTGATTTAGACAGTGACTTGATGTTTGAATGTACACAAGAATTTGACACTTGAACACCAATGTGGAAGAAAAGATCACCAGTGAATACTGACTTTTGGTTTGTTTCTGACACACATACTTGGAATATTGCATATAAGTTACAGGTATAGAGTACTTTAAAGGtacttttttttggtcatttttggagcttgacagccttttttcctttcattttctttgtgcacactACTTTGTTACATTAGGTGAACAAAACAATAAGGGTAAATGATGAGAGGATTTAAATTATTGGTTAAGTCGCAGTAAAACGTAAGTAGCGTCAGATTTTTTCTTCCATATTGCGACGTACATTCGAGCTCAATGAATTATGgataaagaaaaatataggGCAGGGACTTAGTTCTATGCATCAGCTGCTGATTGGATGTTGAGATGTGGGCGTGGCTCTCTGATGAACGCGAGTTTGCAGGAAAGTTgagacattttgattaaaaattacaaggtcattttttaaaaatgaaaccaatGGATTGATCGTTTACAATAAGAtctataatatgcatttataaaattaaaaggtAAATTATCATTTCATGCCGACTTTGAAGACATACTGACCCATAAATACAGACACAATCATCTTGATGCCtttctttaattaattgattgatttctAGTTTTACATTTAGTTATCCATGTATGCCCAGCACATATGGGAGTTGTTTTCTGCCcgggattaaataaatagaaaggttattgcaactttttatttcataattcagtcttttttctgaggaaaaaaaaaacaaaacaaattttgagacaaaatgttattaactattttatttattttaaattttatttactttttacagttttatttcctccttgaattctgagtttaaatctcgtaATTCTGTTTTTCCCCCCCACCatgaagtttaaaaaatatatatgtatatatatatatatatatatatatataaaattgtaactttttatctcacaatattttgagtttctttctcagaattgcgagaaaaaggtcacaattaactttttaattttttatcctttggcagaaacaagctttcaTGAACATATACTTGGATAATGTTGAGTCAAAACACAGATCCCCACCCCATTTCAGGTCTATTTGGCTTAAACTATGATTAAAGATCATTTTATTAATCCTAGTAAACAGCTTAATTTACATCTTGTTCTAGTTCTAAGAGTCATTGTACTGTAACTCTAAACAACACTCTTGATATTTAGACTCCCCTCGCAACCTTTTCTAGAAAACAGGAAGGCCTTCACAGAAATGTGTTTGAATTATCCGTTTTGCTCTTTTTCAAAACAGTTTGCAGCTGCATTCTGCTTTCTAGCAAGTCCCATGGCTCTCACCTCTTCTTCTCCTCCTTCATAAGCATGTGCGGCCGTCTCCAAGGATCCTTAAAGTTCCGCTTGAATGAGTCAGACAGGATTTTGGCCACCTCTAAAGAGGAGGAAGAGATCAAGATAATGAAAGAGAGCAAATTAAACTCCTCCAGAGACAAGCACAGCACCagagcacaaaataaacacacacaaaccctACAAGCACACAGCAGTGTGCTTAATGCTTTTCTTCttaaacagtttttaaacttgcatacaatattttttatgagcTCATATTGATTGTGagacacatttatttatggcatatttgcatgcatttatCACAATGCAACAATATTGACAAACTGCAAAGACATTAAGTGACTAATAATGGTGAAAATCCATGAATATTTTGTGTATAACTTTTGTGTGTTGTCAAATGTCTTACTATGAGATCTCagctaaaataacaacaatgcAACTTGCAATGATTTATCAATTCAATGATTTATTACGTATATATAATGCAATACTGATGCGGAAATTCACAAGCAATGACAttgacaaacaaacacatttttcattGCTTGTTTATCtctaaatcacacacacacattgacaCTGATAATCTAGTGTGCTTCCGACATAGACATCATTTTAAAGGCTTATATGCATGTTGCCAATGCAAAGCCCtttctaaaattatataaatatataattctaCTACTTTTAAGATGAGCCAAATTTTTAAGCAGCATGGCATGCATCCTTCATGGAGAAGCCAATCCCATTGTAAATCTTGCAAAGTCTTTCATAAATTCTTTCTGCATGAGTGTTTGTACTTCAGAGGGAGTGATGGCAAATTTGacttctttctctttctatttttttttcttttttgggaaAGTCACAGAAACTCTATTGTGGATTTGTTTTCTTGCTGCTGGAGCagactggaaaaaaatatatatttgttgtagTTTCTGTTCATTGCTATAGAAACTTGCGGTTTTGAAAAAGCCAGATATGTCCATTGTGGTTTGGATGATGCATATGTAGACAGCAACAGAGTGTTTATTACCTTTAGCTGCACTGCAGGTCTCGGTGTGCGCAAGACACCCGCGGCGCTGTTTGAGGTCGGGACAGGGCGTGCCTCCGTTGCGTGGGGGTGTGGCTACCTGTCGGCTTCGCTCTGTAGTCCCCGCCCCACAGACGGATGAACACGGAGACCATGGGCCCCACTGCCGGACTTCACAGTCTATAGCTGCTGAGAGGAGAGTGAGAagcaaatgatttatttaattcaaatcactcacatgcattaaaggagaagttcacttccagaactaaaatttacagataatttactcacccccttgtcatgcaagatgtttatgtctttctttactcagtcgtgaagaaattatgttttttgaggaaaaaattctggaattatctccatatagtggacttcaatggtgcctccaagtttgaacttacaaaatccagtttaaatgcagcttcaaacgagactaaacgatcccagccaaggaagaagggtcttatctagtgaaacgatctgtcattttcaaaacacattcaaattttatatactttttaacctcaaacactcgtctattctctgcgatgcgcatgcaaaCTCCAATAGTCGATACAGtcagggtaggtcgaaaaactcccttcttattttcttctccaacttcaaaatcatcgctacagaagtaccgacccagtgtttacaaagtgaacatgcaataaagatcaaatgcccttaaggtaaaaacagcaatgtaggatgattttgaagttggagaaaaaaacaagatgtgagtttttcaacatatcctaactgtattgacccagattacacagaccatgcatgcgcatcgcagagaatagacaagacgagcatttgaggttaaaaagtatataaattgttaattaattttttagaaaataaccaatcgtttcgctggataagacccttcttcctcggctgggattgtttagagctctttgaagctttTGCATTTTGGGCGTTCCAACTtatgggcaccattgaagtccactatatggagataattcctgaaatgttttcctcaagaagcataatttctttacaactgaagaaagaaagacatgaacaccttggataaCAAAGGAGTAAGTAAatgatctgtacatttttgttctggaagtgaacttttcctttaagttaTCATGAGTAAAGCAAgcattttaaaactgtaaacatttaaaactctGTAAATGTGGGTTTTATTGCTGTTTAGAGGCCTGTTTGACCCTCAGCgcagtaaattctgttttttgcagatttattagtCCAAGTATataaatggatttaaaaaaaagagtgattcaaacacacacacataaatgttttttagacaGTTTTATACAGCCTTGTATAGTAAGTATAAGTGAGTTAAAGGaccactccactttttttgaaaataggctcattgtccaactcgcCTAGAGGTAAACAGTTGAGTtctaccgttttcgaatccattcagccgatctccaaATCTGGCGgcagcacttttagcatagcttagcgcagatcattgaatctgattagaccgatagcatctagctcaaaaatgaccatatataatgacaatatttttcctatttaaaacttgactcttctgtagttacatcgtgtactaagactgacggaaaatgaaaactTGCGATATTCTAGGTCGATATGCCTAGGAACTATACTCGGCATAATAATCAAGGATCTTTGCTTTTGCATGCTGTAccatgtaactacagaagagtcaagttttaaataggaaaaatatcaaaactctttggtcatttttgagatgctaacggtctaatcggattcaatgatctatgctaagctatgctaaaagtgctaccgccagatcCAGAGATCGGcagaatggattcaaaaactgtaaaactcaactgtttaactctaggggatttggaaaatgagcctattttcaaaaaaagtggagtgttccttcagtttatctgttttttaataTGCCTCTAGTCATAGAGCTTTTAGATGGATGCCAATGCATTTTAGCTCAGGTAGAATTTGCAAACTCTGACTCAGTTTGTTTAATCCCTACCATGTTTTCCGCCAACTGGTCTGGGGTGTCAAAATACTATTGGTTGAACTGGCAGTAGGCAGAGTCACAcagactaaaacaaaaacagacattgtGCCACTGAACGCACATTTCAAAGTAGAATAACTGGCTGTAGCGTTGGTTTTCAAAGAAACAAGTAGGTGAACTTAGCATGTTTcctaaatatttgtatttttatgctttagaCATACTGCATCTTTGTCATTCTTCAACATAATAACAACTACAAAAACTTCAACAAACTCTCTCTTAAATGTCAAACATGACAGCATTAAAcaaattttactaaaaatatttagtcatttcaattttcaatttcaaaatatgCTTGAAATTTCTTTCCaaatgtatcaaaaaaaaagttacttaagtatttttaatatcttaaagTTTCAGTTTAAACTACTCGcattaaaattattgttaaCAGAACTCATCAACATAATGTTTGCAACTTAAAAGGTTCAATCAAATcaacaaatctgaatttttattttgtgaccATTAATTTAAGTAGAGATAAAAGGTCCCCTAACTGTCTGTTGAGTGTGCAGGTGAAGAATGCATGAACACTAGCTCACTTAAGCTTGCATTTGTGCATCAGTGAGCAGCTGTGTGCAGTGACATCATACACACCCTCAAACTACACACAAACAGAGAAGAAAGCAAATGCCGTCGAGTCTGGATCTCAATAACACAGCTGCTCTCTCATGTGGGCTTCAGAGGAACCGAGATC contains:
- the si:dkey-178e17.3 gene encoding somatomedin-B and thrombospondin type-1 domain-containing protein isoform X1; its protein translation is MMTMTGARVCAVIALVMCVSGVCEAGCADRPTPRCCPGRNNECVERSARRTVCYCDTYCRRSGDCCDDYQTVCHISAAIDCEVRQWGPWSPCSSVCGAGTTERSRQVATPPRNGGTPCPDLKQRRGCLAHTETCSAAKEVAKILSDSFKRNFKDPWRRPHMLMKEEKKSYCVQMRVKQASAACKVKPWSAGLVRERSVCVECQSEAMTTDDRCRGDGLQNIRTFWAAASAPGCSGSWVRESFTENCQCPSYSLIFI
- the si:dkey-178e17.3 gene encoding somatomedin-B and thrombospondin type-1 domain-containing protein isoform X2, which codes for MMTMTGARVCAVIALVMCVSGVCEAGCADRPTPRCCPGRNNECVERSARRTVCYCDTYCRRSGDCCDDYQTVCHISAIDCEVRQWGPWSPCSSVCGAGTTERSRQVATPPRNGGTPCPDLKQRRGCLAHTETCSAAKEVAKILSDSFKRNFKDPWRRPHMLMKEEKKSYCVQMRVKQASAACKVKPWSAGLVRERSVCVECQSEAMTTDDRCRGDGLQNIRTFWAAASAPGCSGSWVRESFTENCQCPSYSLIFI